caactcaaaacagtggtacatatgttggtaacttccagacttgacttctgtaatgagctctacgtggggctgcctttgtacgtagtctggaagcttcagttgtttcagaatgtggcagccaggttggtctctgggtcatctcggagagaccatgttactcctttactgatggagttacactggctgccaataggttcccggacaaaatacaaaagccctaaacggcttaggccctgggtatttaagagagcgtcttctttgctaggtgccccactgcccattgaggtcacttgaggaggtccgtctccagttgccgccaactcatttggtggctacacagagacaggacttctcagctgctgccccaagattgtggaatgtgctccctactaagatacgagccgccccatctctggcaattttaaagaaacttctgaaaacacatctcttcaacccagttttctcaactttttaaaacttgtttttaaattgttttggctatttaattggtgttttttaatgttttaattgttaattattattttatgcagttttataattttctgttttaattgttaattgattttaatggtgttttaatataaactgccctgagccttttgaaagggcagtataaattttttaataataaataaataaataaataaaaaccaatttggaaacaacaataataaaggaaatttttaaaaaacctaattatTATATTGGGGGGGGAATATAGACCAATAATGGGAAAAGAGAAGACTTTTGcagatgccatggacagccagggaaacaaactaacggatcatggaacaaatcaatccagaattttcactcgaggcacaaatgaccaggccaaACTATTCGGACAAATTATGCGAAGATCTAACTCCCTTGAGAAAttcataatgctgaggaaagtggaaggaaagacaagaagaggacgaccagcagcaaggtggatggactccattacgacagcaatgaatgcaccactgagagaactaaaaggccaagctgaagacagatcatcctggagagaatctatccatgtggtcgctaagagtcgacactgacttgatggcacttaatcaatcaatcaaatcaatcaatcaatgggaaAGGGGAGTAATAGGAAATAGGAATAGGAAACATAAGAAAATGAACATTAAATATACAGAGTGCTTAAGTTCCATATTTTATTACAGACAAAATAAGTTCAATAACGATGGCTCTGTGATCTTCTAGGTTTGCCCTTTAAGATGCTGCACATCCTGTTAGGACCCTTATTCCTTGTAGCATTAAGAATAGTGTGGATATTGTTCAGATCTTTCTTTCTCGACAGGATCAAACTTGGAAATCCCAAGAGCTGTTCATAAAATCAGATGTAAGTTCGTCTCTCAATCATCTTGTAATAAAAGCAAGTCTGAATCTATCGCATCCATTTTGGCTGAGAATAGACACTCTCTGTTAGAGCCAAGAATGGAAGCAGCTCTCTGCTTCGCCTCCCTCtctgcctttccttccttctccattcttctccttccttctgttGGTTTCCTGttcctctatttctctctctgtgtgtctctgtcagAGTGAGCAGCAGCCTCCTAATGCCACCAACCTCTCCTTTATTCGACTTTTTGTCCGGGCTCCCTGGCTACAATTACACAACCATTTTTTTAGAagaggcggggggtgggtgcACTTTGGAATCAATAACAACTCCATAGCTGGCACATTTGTGGGACTTTCCTACTTGAATCAGATGTTATTTCCCAGGGAAAAAAGAGGAAGGCACATGTTTTTACATGAACATCTGTGAGGGTGTCTGCCTatgccccatccccgaaggggaatatcttaaagcactcacatggagtctcccattcaaatgcaaaccagggcagagcctgcttagcaaaggggacaatccatgcttgctactaacaagcagaaggttgctggttcgaatccccctggtactatattgggcagcagtgatataggaagatgctgaaatgcatcatctcacattgcgcgggaggaggcaatggtcaacccctcctgtattctaccaaaagaaaaccacacgggcTCTGTtgacaccaggagtcgaaatcgacttgacggtgcactttaccttttaccacaagaccagctctccactcccatCAGCCGCAAGTCATGGAGGTATAACTTTGGTtcctaggaacaaaggaacataggaaactgccatatactgagtctatctagctcagtattgtcttcacagcctggcagcagcttctccaaggttgcaggcaggaatctctctcagccctctcttggaaaagtcagggagggaacttgaaaccttctgctcttcccagagcggctgctccatcccctgaggggaatatcttgcagtgctcacacatcgtctcccattcagatgcaaccagggcagattccctgcttacctatggggacaagtcatgcttgctaccacaagaccagctctcctctctcctgccagttCTTCCACTCAAGAAGAACAGCAGAGCAGCAATCCCAAGGAAATCTGCACTTCTTGAAAGAGCACGTGCCTTTACAAACATATATTTACAAACATATAGGTCATGAGGCACTGGTGAAGCTAAGTGAGCCCAGTGAAATCTGACTCTGGGGGGTGGAGATCAGAGAGTGCTGGGGGGCGAATGCCAGCGCCTGCTCGCAGCAGATTTACATGCTCCATCCTGCCACCTGTGCCTTGGAACAGAAGAACGGCAGATTACCAATTTCACAACTGGCTGAAATTTAGCCACCATCACAGGAAACCATGGCAGGAGCTCTTCGAAATCAAAGAGGACTCAAGAGATGGGTAGCAGAGAAGCACCAAAGGAAAGAGCAGTCGCTGGAGCTGGGAGAGGCAGTCAAGCTAGAGAGCAAGGTAAAAGTGTGGGATccagggtgagggagggggaTCTGGGCCTGTGAACCATCAAACTCCTGCCCTAGTCCCAAGAGAAAGTCATGTGCCACTGCTGTGTGGTGGTGCACAACTGGAgtccgatccccacagcctccaggCTAAGGTGTGACACCAGGTATTTCCAAATGGAGGGAATGTTAATGCTGAGCAATGAATTGCTCGCACGCAAAGTCATCCATCAATGTCTACACCTACCTGTTCTTGCACTAGTTCATCTTACTGTTTTCGGTTCACAGTCGGGCTGGAGCATTGGGGGAGCTGGAGCTGGTCTGGAGCtgcaggttcctgcctgcaaccctggagacagtctgtgtgtagaccaggactgctcaactttggccctccagctgtttttggactacagctcccacaatccccagccacagcagtcagtaGAAAGaggttatgggaactgtaggccaacatctgcaagagggccaaagttgagcagccctggtgtagacgacGACTGTCTTGAGCTAGATGTATAAATGGTAtgagtctgactccgtatatggcagcttcctatgatcctagtgATGGGCAACCTAGACCGACCGAGGTTGCAGATCATGGAAGCGCCTGTTACGGCCCATTGCCAGGAATGGGCTAGGTTGCCAACTTTTGGTGCCAAACTGCCCCTTCGTTATACTCCATCAccctatttccccccctcttacataaaccatttttaaataactgaatgttcCTTGCACTTAGGACTTATGGGGGGGGTACAGATAAGTCGCCCCCTTTTTCGGGGGCTCCCCCTCAAATACCTTGATCCTAAACCATTTAGGTAAAGCCATCCGCCCAATTCCACTCCGTTTCCGGAAATGGTTCTTTGTAATGATCCAGGTTAACCAGTTCAGCCAACAAACGTCCCCGTTTTACCCCCTTTCCTTCCCGCCCCTGACGCTagggcggaggaggcggcggagagAATGTGCTTTGGGGTTCGGTCCCGAAATCCTCTTCCGAAGTATCCGGTTCTGCCCAACGACTGCCCGACTGCCCGTTCCCCATCGAGAGACGATTTCCCTCTCGGCCAGTTCCAGGGCAGCTGCTGGAGGCGTCTCCTCGCCTCGTtcccagcagcagaagcagcaggaagaagaTCGCGGCGCCCAGCCTGCCCTGGAGCTGCCGAAACGGGCTCCTGATGCATCTTGGGAATGTCCGCCTCTTGCCCCTCTGGGCAGctgccctcctgctgctgggcggctgctCTGGTGAGTATCCCCGGAGGAGGGCTCCGAACTGCTGGCCGCGCGGGGAGGGAGATGCCTCTGGTTGTTGCTCTGGGCATCTCTGCCCTTCTGCCGATCGCTACCTGGGGGGCTGCTTGGGGGGGGAGCAGTCCTTGGCGAAGCTCCCCGCCCGCTCCAAGTGGGCTCCTCcgtgatggggagggggagagatttgcAATCTCCTCTGGGGCAGCAATGTGGAAACGGGGATCGAAGTGGGAGAGGAGATTCATGCTGCCCGGAACCTGACCTGGGCTCTGGTTGCCAGCTACATTCCGTGTATGGGGGCTGGGATGAAAGAGTGATGAAAGTGGGTTAGAAACATTTGCACGTCTGCTCCTGCCAGTTccgtggcaactgaagatggtgTATTTTACACTGAATGACATTTTGGTTTTTGCACAAATAGAGAGGGtggaaagaatttttttaaacttattatatttattcattcattcattcattcattcatttattacaattatatactgctcttcctccaaggagctcgtggttattttcatcctcacaacaaccctgtgagttaggttatatcccgcacttcctccaaggaggtcagagcagtgtacatagttatttttatcctcacaacaactctgtgaggtaggttaggctgagagatacatgactggccaagagtcacccaatgagtttcatggctgaatggggatttgaactcgggtcttcctggtcctagtccaacactttaaccactccAGACACAACATGTGCAGTTCTTAAAAAACTGCTgttcttaaaaataataaaataatagaattAGTAATCACcaccagctaattacaaaaagcaattttactgggaacagcctatattttgcgacgatacctataataataacaatattgataataaaattcagccatcccaggtccttgggaaggactcgatgtctggataaaacaaaccagtcaataacacctgcctgtgtaaactaataataataataataataataattattattattattatttatttaataataataataattaaataataacatttaataataataattattacattattattaaaccaaacatctaaaacatccagtaaaatcaaccatctgctgtacatggacgatctgaagttgtatggaaagtcccagtcagaaatcgaatcactgctaaacactgtccgtatattcagtagcgatatagcaatggagtttggactagacaagtgtgctgcattaataatgaacagagggaaaataagaaaaacagaaggaatagaactgcccaatggaagcaagatcaagaacctggaagagcaagaaccttacaaatacttgggcattctccaggctgataacatcgcacacactgaagttaaaagaaaaatgggaagtgaatacatcaggagagtcagaaaaatcctcaagtccaaactcaatggcgggaacattatacaagccataaacacctgggctatacctgttattagatacactgcaggaataatagactggacccaggcagagctagagacgctagattgtaagaacaggaaaataatgaccatcaatcatgctctgcacccctgcagtgatgtagataggctctacctccctcgcagctcaggtggaagaggaatgctgcaagtccatcaaacagtagaggaggagaaaagaggccttgaagaatatataagggacagtgaagaagatgcacttcaaatggtcaagaacgcgaaactattcaacaccaatgaaacaaaacaggcctacaagaaagaacaagtcaagaaccgagcagaaaaatgaagaaataagcccctgcatggtcaatatttgcacaatataagtggaaaatcagacatcaccaagacctggcaatggcttaagaatggcaacttgaagaaagaaacagagggtttaatactggctgcacaagaacaggcactaagaacaaatgcaataagagcaaaagtagaaaaatccacaacaaacagcaagtgccgcctttgtaaagaagcagatgaaacagtggaccacctgatcagctgttgtaagaagatcgcacagactgactacaaacaaaggcatgacaaggtagcagggatgatacactggaacatctgcaaaaaatacaagctacctgtagccaagaattggtgggaccataaaattgaaaaagttgaagaaaatgaagatgtaaaaatattatgggacttccgagtacaaacagacaaacatctgccacacaatacaccagatatcactgtagttgagaagaaagaaaaacaagtcaaaataatcgacatagcaataccaggggatagcagaatagaagaaaaagagatagaaaaaatcaccaaatacaaagatctacaaattgaaattgaaaggctgtggcagaagaagaccaaaataatcccagtggtaattggcaccctgggtgcagttccaaaagaccttgaagagcacctcaacaccataggggccacagaaatctccatcagccaattttaaaaaaaagcagctttagtgggaacatcctatattctgcgacgatatataaccattgacaataaaattcagccatcccaggtccttgggaaggactcgatgtctggataaaacaaaccagtcaataacacctgtctgactgtgtaaacaagaaataataaaaaataattcatgGCCTGAAATTCATGACCTGAATTTCTGAactgcattattatttatttattattatttatttatttacaccgtcagactggtgttattgattggtttgttttatccaggcatcaaGTCCTTCTCAggttgggaaggacttgatgtctggataaaacaaaccagtcaataacacctgtctaaataaataaataaaaataaataattaataatgcaGTTCAGAAATTCAGGCCATGAGAAAGTTGCATTTTAGATGACATAAAAAGTGACTGATGACAATCAGTCACACACCAGTCACAGTCACACACAATCAGTCACAGTCACAcacctccctggtatctcaggttgaggcagtggccagaagtgctttctatccgcttcagctgatacaccagctgcatccgtttcttgagatgaacaaccttagaacggtggtacatctgctggtcacctccagacttgacttctgcaatgcgctctacgtgtagctgcctttgtacgtcgtccggaaactgcatttggtccagaatgcagcagccaggttggtctctgggtcatctcgcagagagaccacattactcctgtgttgaaagtaCTACACTGgctaagtttccgggcaaaatacaaagtgctggttattacctataaagccctagatggcttcggccctgggtatttaagagaacgtcttcttcattatgagccccattgcccattgagatcatctggagaggttcgtctccagttgctactggttgcaggggcgtaactataatagggcaaggggagacagttgtctgggggcccactgccttgagggggcccccaaaggcaagtcacatgactgactcccccagccacgcacctgcccaggcttccttcagttgtattcatcctccaaaattgatgtgagtgttaagacctggagctaccagaacagcatgtctttctctaggaccattacatgacttgcatcgtccacaatttacaaaacctttaaaaaattaatttaggatgatgttctattgtggcacatagtttatatatatttaaaaaaatactatgctttttcttaccactattcagcctcatttaagatttctttacttcatgtgctgagcttcagtgaggggggccccattttaaaatcttgtctctgggcccactccaaccttgctacgcccctgactggttgccatctggtggccacacagggacgggccttctctgttgctgccccaagactgtggaatgcgttccctactgaaatacaagcctccccatctctgacaacttttaaaaagcacttgaagacttacctcttcacccaagcttttaaatctgactctggttttaaattgttttcaggttatgatttcctgtgttttaacctgttttaagtcgctgtaaaccacccagagatgaaaggttggggcggtgtacaaatctgacagatagatagaaaagAAAAGTGGAGTAAGTAGTAGCCCACACTCCTCTAGAATCCAGACCCTGGCCAAAGGtctccatttctcctccccctgacaaaggcactcctggcagaCCCCTGCCATCAAATTCCCAGCTCTGAGGGTTTTCTCCCACTCGATGTCATGGGATGTGACTCTATAGCAGGGGTccacaactcaaatgccttggTGGGCCGGAAACAACCATGGTTTGGTGTGCGGGGGCCAAGGTtaatttcagcacattaattattaaaggtaaagcatgccatcGAGTCagggtcaactcctggcgaccacagagccctgtggttgtctttggtagaatacaggaggggtttaccattgcctcctcccgtgcagtatgaggtgatgccttccTATcttc
Above is a window of Hemicordylus capensis ecotype Gifberg chromosome 2, rHemCap1.1.pri, whole genome shotgun sequence DNA encoding:
- the LOC128343818 gene encoding major histocompatibility complex class I-related gene protein-like, which gives rise to MAGALRNQRGLKRWVAEKHQRKEQSLELGEAVKLESKGGGGGGENVLWGSVPKSSSEVSGSAQRLPDCPFPIERRFPSRPVPGQLLEASPRLVPSSRSSRKKIAAPSLPWSCRNGLLMHLGNVRLLPLWAAALLLLGGCSGTSSHSVKVHIAVWDSAEGLPQFMGLGYFNDQLFIRREQKMRQFVQDDPEYWRLYTQHSSGLEEMLSQHVAMVQKYGNQSEGFLTWQGICGCELREDGQKVGNTWLGYNGRNFISFDKGTLSWTVAANATAKKDRFY